Proteins encoded by one window of Pradoshia eiseniae:
- a CDS encoding YtzH-like family protein: MPLSQNHSWMLLKDILNNHQEDCCGSQSECEQLERTVMSLMRQPEVAEETMSVLQEIYQYSQSGIHAANLENHIESHQQKLAGWVEDITQYS; this comes from the coding sequence ATGCCACTGTCACAAAATCATAGCTGGATGCTTCTTAAAGATATCTTGAATAATCACCAGGAGGATTGCTGCGGTTCTCAATCTGAATGTGAACAACTGGAGCGGACAGTGATGTCTCTTATGAGACAGCCTGAAGTTGCTGAAGAAACCATGTCTGTGCTGCAAGAGATCTATCAATACAGCCAAAGCGGCATCCATGCCGCCAATCTAGAAAATCACATTGAGTCTCATCAACAGAAGCTTGCCGGGTGGGTTGAGGATATCACTCAATATTCCTGA
- the trmB gene encoding tRNA (guanosine(46)-N7)-methyltransferase TrmB — MRQRYKPWAKEKLQNNPYFCIQEPAKHKGAWSEVFGNDNPIHIEVGTGKGQFINGMAQQNPDINYIGIELADRVIVTALDRLLESNLPNVKLLNVNAMELPDIFAEGEVSRVYLNFSDPWPKTRHEKRRLTYKTFLDLYKGILPEHGEIHFKTDNRGLFEYSLVSFSHYGMKLNYVSLDLHNSDFEGNVMTEYEQKFSAKGNPIYRCEAAF, encoded by the coding sequence TTGAGACAAAGATACAAACCATGGGCAAAGGAGAAACTCCAAAATAACCCATATTTCTGCATACAAGAACCAGCAAAGCATAAAGGCGCTTGGTCTGAAGTGTTTGGGAATGATAACCCAATCCATATTGAGGTTGGAACAGGGAAAGGCCAATTCATCAACGGGATGGCCCAGCAAAACCCTGATATCAACTATATTGGCATAGAGCTGGCAGACCGTGTCATCGTAACAGCACTTGACCGACTGCTTGAATCCAATCTGCCGAACGTAAAACTGCTCAATGTGAATGCGATGGAGCTTCCGGATATTTTTGCCGAGGGCGAAGTTTCGCGGGTTTATTTAAACTTCTCTGACCCATGGCCAAAAACACGTCATGAGAAGAGAAGACTTACGTATAAAACTTTTCTTGACTTATATAAAGGAATTTTGCCGGAACATGGAGAAATTCATTTTAAGACAGATAACCGCGGGTTGTTCGAATATTCCCTTGTGAGCTTCTCACACTATGGGATGAAATTAAATTATGTCAGCCTTGATCTTCATAATAGTGACTTTGAAGGTAATGTCATGACGGAATATGAGCAAAAGTTCTCCGCAAAAGGCAATCCGATCTATCGCTGTGAGGCAGCCTTTTAA
- a CDS encoding YtnP family quorum-quenching lactonase, which yields MENLQFGKFALTWLNGGDTHMDGGAMFGVVPKPLWSKKYPVNERNQIELRTDPILVQTEGKNYLIDSGIGKGKLTEKQLRNYGVSVESELDEGLASLGLTVEDIDGVLMTHLHFDHACGLTGYQDGELKSVFPNAVIYTSQVEWDEMRNPNIRSRNTYWEENWKPIEDQVKTFEEELVITDGLKMIHTGGHSDGHSIIIMEQEGEMLLHMADLMPTVAHQNTLWVLAYDDYPIDSIAAKEKWVKHGIKSGAWFTFYHDYAHRAVKWDDGGKEIIEKIERDRA from the coding sequence TTGGAGAATTTGCAGTTCGGGAAGTTTGCATTGACATGGCTTAATGGCGGAGATACACATATGGATGGAGGGGCCATGTTCGGAGTTGTGCCGAAACCTTTATGGTCCAAAAAGTATCCTGTCAATGAAAGAAACCAAATCGAATTGAGAACTGATCCCATATTGGTTCAGACAGAGGGCAAGAATTATCTGATTGATTCCGGAATTGGCAAAGGAAAATTGACGGAAAAGCAGCTCCGCAATTATGGCGTGAGTGTAGAATCGGAGCTTGATGAGGGTTTAGCTAGCCTAGGTCTGACGGTTGAAGATATTGATGGTGTCCTTATGACTCATCTTCATTTCGACCATGCCTGTGGCTTGACTGGCTATCAAGATGGTGAGCTGAAAAGCGTATTTCCCAATGCGGTCATTTATACATCCCAGGTTGAATGGGATGAGATGAGAAATCCGAATATACGTTCAAGAAACACGTATTGGGAAGAGAATTGGAAGCCGATTGAAGACCAGGTCAAAACCTTCGAGGAGGAACTGGTTATCACTGATGGCCTCAAAATGATTCACACCGGCGGTCACAGTGACGGTCATAGCATCATCATCATGGAGCAAGAAGGGGAGATGCTCCTTCATATGGCTGACTTGATGCCAACCGTTGCCCACCAGAATACGCTTTGGGTGCTGGCATATGATGATTACCCGATTGATTCGATTGCTGCGAAGGAAAAATGGGTGAAGCATGGTATCAAGAGCGGTGCCTGGTTCACTTTTTATCATGATTACGCCCATCGTGCAGTCAAATGGGACGATGGCGGCAAGGAAATTATTGAGAAGATAGAGCGAGATAGAGCATAA
- a CDS encoding M42 family metallopeptidase → MKQSTLELFKTLTELPGAPGYEHEVRAFMKKQMSKYTDEFVQDGLGSLFGVKRGDEEGPKIMVAGHMDEVGFMVTSITSEGLLRFQTLGGWWSQVLLAQRVRVYTDKGPIVGVVSSIPPHLLSEAQRTKPMDIANMLIDVGADDKDDAIAMGIKPGQQIVPHTEFTPMANEKKILAKAWDNRYGCGLAIELLEELQGEKLPNILYSGATVMEEVGLRGAGTAATMIDPDLFFACDASPANDMSGSKDVFGYLGKGPLLRIYDRTTVMHKGMREFILDTAESNHIPYQYFVAPNGGTDAGKVHVTNRGIPSAVIGVCSRYIHTSASILHVDDYAAAKELLVKLVKACDKTTVETIKQNG, encoded by the coding sequence ATGAAGCAATCAACATTGGAATTATTTAAGACCCTGACCGAGCTGCCGGGAGCACCGGGATATGAACATGAAGTACGGGCTTTCATGAAGAAGCAAATGTCGAAATATACCGACGAGTTTGTGCAGGATGGACTCGGAAGCTTATTTGGTGTCAAAAGAGGCGATGAGGAAGGCCCGAAAATAATGGTCGCAGGCCATATGGATGAGGTTGGATTTATGGTGACCTCGATTACTTCTGAGGGATTGTTGCGCTTTCAGACACTTGGGGGCTGGTGGAGCCAAGTTTTGCTGGCTCAGCGCGTGCGAGTTTATACGGATAAGGGCCCGATAGTCGGGGTTGTCAGCTCCATCCCTCCTCATTTATTGAGTGAGGCCCAGCGGACGAAGCCGATGGACATTGCGAATATGCTCATTGATGTTGGGGCAGATGACAAGGATGACGCGATTGCGATGGGCATTAAACCAGGTCAGCAAATTGTGCCCCATACAGAATTCACCCCAATGGCAAACGAGAAAAAAATCCTGGCGAAAGCCTGGGATAATCGCTACGGCTGCGGTTTGGCGATTGAGCTTTTAGAGGAGCTTCAAGGTGAAAAGCTGCCGAATATCCTTTATTCCGGCGCTACTGTCATGGAAGAGGTTGGTTTGAGAGGAGCAGGGACAGCGGCAACTATGATTGATCCTGACTTGTTCTTCGCGTGTGACGCTAGCCCAGCAAATGATATGTCCGGGAGCAAGGATGTATTCGGCTACTTGGGCAAGGGGCCTTTGCTTCGTATTTATGACCGTACAACGGTTATGCATAAAGGTATGAGAGAGTTTATTCTTGATACGGCTGAATCTAATCATATTCCTTATCAGTACTTCGTGGCTCCAAACGGGGGAACCGATGCTGGCAAGGTCCATGTGACAAACCGCGGGATTCCAAGTGCGGTGATTGGTGTCTGCTCCCGTTATATCCATACTTCTGCATCCATTTTGCATGTGGATGATTATGCAGCAGCGAAAGAACTGCTTGTAAAGCTAGTAAAAGCTTGTGATAAGACAACGGTGGAAACAATCAAGCAAAATGGATAG
- a CDS encoding DUF84 family protein, translating to MKIAIGTKNPAKVKAANLATKELGGELLSVNVPSGVSEQPFSDEETMDGALNRARNALKETGADLGIGLEGGVVRTPYGLFICNWGALVTKAGESFIAGGARIKLPEEVAQELFGGRELGPVMDEYTKKQDIRKSEGAVGIFSNGRITRDRMFEHVMELLIGQYEYSKRA from the coding sequence TTGAAGATAGCCATTGGAACAAAGAACCCAGCAAAGGTTAAGGCTGCAAATCTGGCCACGAAGGAGTTAGGCGGGGAGTTACTTTCGGTTAATGTGCCCTCAGGAGTATCAGAGCAGCCTTTTTCAGATGAAGAAACGATGGATGGTGCCCTGAATCGCGCAAGAAACGCCTTAAAGGAAACCGGTGCTGATCTTGGCATAGGACTAGAGGGCGGGGTCGTTAGAACGCCTTATGGGCTATTTATTTGCAATTGGGGAGCGCTTGTTACAAAAGCAGGGGAATCCTTCATAGCCGGAGGAGCGAGAATAAAGCTGCCAGAAGAAGTGGCCCAAGAGCTCTTCGGCGGCCGTGAGCTTGGACCGGTCATGGATGAATATACGAAGAAGCAAGATATCCGAAAGTCCGAGGGGGCTGTTGGCATATTCTCGAACGGGCGTATTACAAGAGACAGGATGTTTGAGCATGTTATGGAGCTGTTAATTGGCCAGTATGAATATAGCAAGAGAGCTTAA
- a CDS encoding MFS transporter, whose amino-acid sequence MEMAFEQKKKAMPNKLLGVAGLAWLFDAMDVGILSFVIAALQEDWGLTSQQMGWIGSVNSIGMAVGALVFGLLADRIGRKNVLIITLVLFSVASGFSALTTSLAVFLFFRFLIGMGLGGELPVASTLVSESVPEDKRGRVVVLLESFWAGGWLVAALISYFIIPLYGWRVALLISALPAFYAIYLRIHLPDSSRFANVKKEQRLSVPASLAMLWKKEYAKRTFMMWVLWFSVVFSYYGMFLWLPSVMVLKGFTLIQSFQYVLIMTLAQLPGYFTAAWFIEKFGRKFVLVTYLFGTAVSAYFFGNAETLGALMTAGCFLSFFNLGAWGALYAYSPEQYPTVIRGTGTGMAASVGRVGGILGPLLVGSLLNSGTSIETIFLIFGVSILIGMLAVLFLGKETKNAALD is encoded by the coding sequence ATGGAAATGGCCTTTGAGCAAAAAAAGAAGGCAATGCCTAATAAGCTGCTAGGCGTTGCAGGTCTTGCCTGGCTTTTTGACGCGATGGATGTGGGAATCCTCTCCTTTGTTATCGCCGCCCTGCAAGAGGATTGGGGATTGACATCCCAGCAGATGGGGTGGATTGGCAGTGTCAATTCCATCGGCATGGCTGTTGGAGCACTTGTATTTGGATTATTGGCGGACCGAATCGGCAGGAAGAATGTGCTGATTATCACGTTAGTCTTATTTTCAGTTGCCAGCGGCTTTTCAGCATTGACAACGAGCCTAGCTGTCTTTCTTTTCTTTCGCTTTTTGATTGGGATGGGTCTCGGCGGAGAGCTGCCGGTGGCATCAACACTTGTATCTGAGAGTGTGCCGGAGGATAAGCGCGGACGGGTTGTCGTCCTGCTAGAAAGCTTTTGGGCTGGGGGATGGCTTGTCGCTGCGCTGATCTCCTATTTCATCATCCCGCTTTATGGCTGGCGTGTGGCCTTATTGATTAGTGCGCTTCCGGCATTTTATGCGATTTATCTACGGATTCATCTTCCGGATTCATCCAGGTTTGCGAACGTAAAAAAGGAACAGAGACTGTCTGTCCCGGCTTCGCTTGCCATGCTATGGAAGAAGGAATATGCAAAGCGCACTTTCATGATGTGGGTTCTTTGGTTCAGTGTCGTATTCTCCTATTATGGAATGTTCCTATGGCTTCCAAGTGTTATGGTACTGAAGGGATTCACATTAATTCAAAGCTTCCAGTATGTCTTGATTATGACCCTGGCCCAATTACCCGGCTATTTTACGGCAGCCTGGTTTATTGAGAAGTTTGGCCGCAAGTTTGTCCTTGTCACGTATTTATTCGGAACAGCCGTAAGTGCGTACTTCTTTGGCAATGCCGAAACCCTCGGCGCATTGATGACAGCAGGCTGTTTCCTTTCATTCTTTAATCTAGGTGCATGGGGTGCTTTATATGCCTATTCTCCAGAGCAATATCCAACTGTTATCAGAGGCACAGGAACAGGCATGGCAGCCTCTGTTGGCCGAGTAGGAGGGATATTAGGACCCCTCCTTGTTGGCAGCCTGCTGAATAGTGGAACATCGATTGAAACCATTTTCTTGATTTTTGGTGTTTCTATCCTCATTGGGATGCTTGCTGTTCTCTTCTTAGGAAAAGAAACAAAAAATGCAGCCTTGGATTAG
- a CDS encoding thioredoxin family protein yields MNKLESMEQYEELKGNSKVIFLFSADWCPDCRFIDPFIDDVAAAYPEFTFVYVDRDKFLDLCIQLDVFGIPSFVAFEQGRELGRFVNKDRKTREQIEEFIASL; encoded by the coding sequence ATGAATAAGCTAGAAAGCATGGAGCAATATGAGGAATTAAAGGGAAACAGCAAGGTTATCTTTCTGTTTTCTGCTGATTGGTGTCCAGATTGCCGGTTTATTGACCCGTTTATCGATGACGTGGCTGCAGCATATCCGGAATTCACCTTTGTCTATGTCGATCGCGATAAGTTCCTGGATTTGTGCATCCAATTGGATGTATTTGGAATCCCTAGCTTTGTAGCTTTTGAACAAGGGCGTGAGTTAGGAAGATTCGTCAATAAGGATCGCAAGACACGGGAGCAAATTGAGGAATTCATTGCTTCATTGTGA
- a CDS encoding DUF1444 domain-containing protein, with translation MKMTTTKMKNILMERLSKGSRTFSYNRDQEELRIEDKETKKGITVALSPLLAKYDQSGEKAIEELLYYVEESLNVMGKEQALEGNEKKIYPVIRSASFPKEAKEGVPFVIDEHTAETVIYYAVDLGNTYRMIDQELMDKEGWDKETIRSMAMFNVRSLPVKAKKDTVRGNDFYFINHNDGYDASRILIDSELKKFKDGMKGSMAVAVPHQDVLIIADIQNNAGYDILAQMNMHFFTNGNVPITALPFLYEDGELEPIFILAKNRPMEDS, from the coding sequence ATGAAAATGACGACAACGAAGATGAAAAACATACTGATGGAAAGACTCTCTAAAGGTTCAAGGACCTTTTCATATAATCGAGACCAGGAAGAATTAAGGATAGAAGATAAGGAAACGAAAAAGGGCATAACGGTGGCTTTGTCCCCGTTATTGGCTAAATATGATCAATCAGGTGAAAAAGCGATAGAAGAGCTCCTTTATTATGTGGAGGAATCCTTAAATGTGATGGGCAAGGAACAGGCACTAGAAGGAAACGAAAAGAAAATCTACCCAGTCATTCGCTCGGCCTCTTTCCCTAAAGAAGCAAAAGAAGGCGTTCCGTTCGTCATAGATGAACATACAGCAGAAACAGTCATTTATTATGCGGTCGACTTAGGAAATACGTATCGGATGATTGACCAGGAATTGATGGACAAAGAGGGCTGGGATAAAGAGACCATCCGCTCGATGGCCATGTTTAATGTCCGCTCACTGCCAGTTAAAGCGAAGAAGGACACAGTCAGGGGGAATGATTTTTATTTCATCAACCATAATGATGGATATGACGCATCCCGAATACTGATAGATTCTGAGTTGAAGAAATTTAAAGACGGCATGAAGGGGTCCATGGCAGTAGCTGTCCCTCATCAAGATGTGCTTATTATTGCGGATATTCAAAATAACGCCGGTTACGATATATTGGCTCAGATGAATATGCATTTCTTTACGAATGGCAATGTACCTATTACAGCCTTGCCGTTTTTATACGAGGATGGGGAATTGGAACCAATCTTTATCCTTGCGAAAAATAGACCAATGGAAGACAGCTAA
- a CDS encoding DNA translocase FtsK translates to MSFFKKIVDWFHDDVEDEVEVYDQEPKPQKPKDNRSKPQAEKETGIETKIQYKYPKDNFKFPLISDEEIKRLNERKKMQKAGSREAYSEYSEWTPVAPSLEKRPLPKAEKPVAKAARQKNVPSTIQPNNTPFRRTEIPSPIYGFQNRAAGTKRQKTVEYELSTQPTLDSVLALMKGKGPNKAIMEKEAAEAHHTYENDGAFNEQNQEWKEERLATKEERSLIQQANMPAYPDMPIADIQQEEQDIPAKSVAFHPAVENHDIHESFKDEAVFELEETAQTDNTQFQLAEENDAVKFVKEEEEQPLEAFREEAMHIPVETKAINTEETKMPEEKVALSAEWNDSELLVESSSAEVQELPPLMRIDESNESELEPNDLAVNEAIFVDEPDTEEKKENILSDIAQDAAETVKEIQLEDSVIEAVEAPVQEEANGFGQAEEQSSVEPSREPKLEVITNRVEEDDERKAERARRIQERRKHIPFNVLMLKQDKARLTTGQAGEKPKQAQQEPAVLADKKKLIDSDYYNYPDISILKPKMAAQEDSDWLAEQAELLDQTLEQFNVKAKVFAYYQGPSVTRFEVQPEPGVKVSKITNLSDDLKLSLAAKDIRIEAPIPGKRMIGIEIPNLRTRPVYLREVLEENVFVQSESPLTTAVGLDISGNPIVTDLKKMPHGLVAGSTGSGKSVFINSILVSLLYKTNPSDVRLLLIDPKMVELAPYNHIPHLAAPVITDVKAATAALKWAVEEMDRRYELFAHSGSRDIVRYNQKATESGQLEHKLPYLVIIIDELADLMMMSPADVEEAICRIAQKARACGIHLLVATQRPSVDVITGLIKANIPTRIAFSVSSQVDSRTILDQGGAEKLLGRGDMLFLENGTSKAVRLQGTFVTDDEIEKVVEHVKEQAKPHYLFEPADLVKHADVQEEKDELYFEVCEFAVEMGGASISSIQRRFRIGYNRAARLIDIMERKGVLSEARGSKPREVLISEADLEAIQDSHLSY, encoded by the coding sequence ATGAGCTTTTTCAAAAAGATTGTTGATTGGTTTCATGATGATGTGGAAGACGAAGTTGAAGTCTATGACCAAGAGCCAAAACCTCAAAAGCCAAAGGATAATCGAAGCAAGCCGCAGGCTGAGAAAGAGACTGGAATAGAAACGAAAATTCAATATAAATATCCAAAAGATAATTTTAAATTTCCATTGATATCGGATGAGGAAATCAAGCGTTTGAATGAGCGGAAGAAAATGCAGAAGGCCGGGAGCAGAGAAGCATATAGCGAGTATAGCGAGTGGACGCCTGTTGCTCCTTCCTTAGAGAAAAGGCCGCTCCCAAAAGCGGAGAAACCCGTCGCGAAGGCGGCAAGGCAAAAGAATGTCCCGTCAACGATCCAGCCAAACAATACGCCATTCAGGAGAACGGAAATCCCGTCCCCTATATATGGGTTCCAAAATAGGGCGGCTGGGACGAAAAGACAAAAAACAGTTGAATATGAGTTGTCTACACAGCCTACGCTGGATTCTGTATTAGCCTTGATGAAAGGAAAGGGTCCGAATAAAGCCATCATGGAGAAAGAAGCAGCCGAGGCGCATCATACATATGAGAATGATGGTGCATTTAATGAGCAAAATCAGGAATGGAAGGAAGAGCGTCTTGCGACCAAAGAAGAGAGGTCGCTGATTCAGCAGGCCAATATGCCTGCCTATCCGGATATGCCAATAGCAGACATCCAGCAAGAAGAGCAGGATATACCTGCAAAGAGTGTTGCGTTCCATCCCGCTGTGGAGAATCATGATATCCATGAATCCTTTAAAGATGAGGCTGTTTTTGAACTAGAAGAAACAGCCCAAACTGATAATACTCAATTCCAGTTGGCAGAGGAAAATGATGCTGTCAAGTTCGTTAAAGAAGAAGAGGAACAGCCTCTTGAAGCGTTTAGGGAAGAGGCAATGCATATACCTGTGGAGACCAAGGCAATAAATACAGAAGAGACAAAAATGCCGGAAGAAAAGGTGGCTTTATCTGCAGAATGGAATGATTCTGAGTTATTGGTTGAGAGTTCAAGCGCAGAAGTGCAGGAGCTGCCGCCTTTAATGAGGATAGATGAAAGCAATGAGTCAGAACTAGAGCCAAATGATTTAGCAGTGAATGAGGCGATTTTTGTTGATGAGCCTGATACAGAAGAGAAAAAGGAAAACATCTTATCTGATATAGCTCAAGATGCTGCGGAGACAGTAAAAGAAATCCAGCTTGAGGATAGTGTGATAGAGGCTGTTGAGGCGCCCGTACAAGAGGAGGCTAATGGATTTGGCCAAGCGGAGGAGCAATCGTCTGTTGAGCCATCCCGAGAACCAAAGCTTGAAGTTATCACTAACCGGGTTGAGGAAGATGATGAGCGCAAAGCAGAACGTGCGAGAAGGATTCAGGAGCGAAGAAAGCATATTCCTTTTAATGTTTTAATGCTCAAGCAGGACAAGGCAAGGCTTACAACAGGCCAAGCAGGTGAAAAACCGAAACAAGCACAGCAGGAGCCGGCCGTCCTTGCGGATAAAAAAAAACTGATTGATTCCGATTACTATAACTATCCGGATATCTCTATCCTAAAGCCTAAAATGGCTGCTCAAGAAGATTCTGATTGGCTAGCTGAGCAAGCGGAGCTGCTTGATCAGACGCTAGAACAATTTAATGTGAAGGCAAAAGTGTTTGCCTACTACCAGGGACCTTCTGTTACAAGATTCGAGGTACAGCCTGAACCTGGAGTTAAGGTGAGCAAAATCACGAATTTGAGTGATGATTTGAAGCTTTCACTCGCTGCAAAAGACATTCGAATTGAGGCGCCAATCCCAGGCAAGCGCATGATTGGCATTGAAATTCCGAATTTGCGCACACGCCCCGTCTATTTACGTGAAGTATTAGAGGAGAATGTTTTCGTTCAATCGGAATCTCCGCTCACGACAGCGGTTGGGCTTGATATTTCAGGCAATCCAATCGTGACGGATTTGAAGAAAATGCCGCATGGACTAGTAGCCGGTTCTACAGGTTCTGGCAAGAGTGTATTCATCAACTCCATTCTTGTTAGCTTACTTTACAAAACTAATCCAAGTGATGTCCGCTTGCTGTTGATTGACCCGAAAATGGTCGAGCTAGCACCATATAATCATATCCCTCATTTGGCTGCGCCTGTGATTACGGACGTGAAGGCGGCAACGGCTGCCTTAAAATGGGCGGTTGAGGAGATGGACCGGCGTTATGAGCTTTTTGCTCACTCCGGGTCTCGTGACATCGTTCGCTATAATCAAAAGGCAACCGAGTCAGGACAGCTTGAACATAAGCTTCCTTACTTGGTCATCATTATTGATGAACTAGCAGATTTGATGATGATGTCCCCAGCCGATGTAGAGGAGGCGATTTGCCGAATTGCCCAAAAAGCAAGGGCATGCGGCATTCACTTGCTCGTGGCTACACAGCGTCCATCAGTCGATGTCATTACTGGTCTAATCAAAGCCAATATTCCTACGAGAATTGCTTTCTCTGTCTCCTCACAAGTGGATTCAAGGACGATCTTGGACCAAGGTGGAGCGGAGAAGCTGCTTGGACGAGGTGATATGCTCTTCTTGGAGAATGGCACATCCAAAGCCGTTCGTTTGCAAGGTACCTTTGTAACCGATGATGAAATTGAGAAGGTCGTAGAGCATGTTAAGGAACAGGCAAAACCGCATTACTTATTTGAGCCAGCAGACTTAGTTAAGCATGCCGATGTGCAGGAGGAGAAGGATGAGCTCTATTTTGAGGTTTGTGAATTTGCCGTAGAAATGGGCGGTGCTTCTATATCTAGTATTCAGCGCCGTTTCCGAATCGGCTATAATCGTGCCGCAAGACTAATCGATATCATGGAAAGAAAAGGTGTTCTTTCTGAGGCAAGGGGAAGCAAGCCTCGAGAGGTGCTTATTTCAGAGGCAGATTTGGAAGCCATCCAGGATTCTCACTTATCATATTAA
- the murC gene encoding UDP-N-acetylmuramate--L-alanine ligase: MTVYHFVGIKGSGMSALAQILHDMGYQVQGSDYEKRFFTQVALEKAGIKILPFNKENIQPGMTVIAGNAFPDSHDEIMRALELGLPVIRYPRFLGDFIKKFVSVAITGAHGKTSTTGLMAHVISGAEPTSYLIGDGTGKGQVDSKYFVFEACEYRRHFLSYQPDYAIMTNIDFDHPDYFANLEDVFSAFQEMALQVEKGIIACGDDEQLQKVQAKVPVIFYGLNEENDFQAKNIVTSELGTTFDVHVRNNYYETFTIPMFGRHTVLNALAVIALCHYEGIDVEVIKERLLTFNGVKRRFSEKKVDNQILIDDYAHHPTEIRATIDSARQKYPGREVVAVFQPHTFSRTQKFLDDFAEVLAEADKVYLCEIFGSARELNGKLSVKDLCEKIEGAEIIQEDDPSVLKNHSDGVLLFMGAGDIQKVQAAYENLITN, from the coding sequence ATGACAGTTTATCACTTCGTAGGGATAAAAGGATCGGGGATGAGTGCACTCGCCCAAATCCTGCATGATATGGGATACCAGGTACAAGGATCCGATTATGAAAAACGTTTTTTCACTCAGGTTGCTTTAGAAAAAGCAGGCATTAAAATCCTGCCATTTAACAAAGAAAATATTCAGCCAGGCATGACCGTTATTGCGGGAAATGCTTTTCCAGACAGTCATGATGAGATCATGAGAGCCCTTGAATTAGGACTGCCGGTTATTCGTTACCCTAGATTCCTTGGAGATTTTATTAAAAAGTTCGTCAGCGTTGCGATTACGGGAGCGCATGGCAAAACATCCACGACTGGCTTGATGGCTCATGTTATCAGCGGTGCCGAGCCAACATCCTATTTGATTGGAGATGGGACCGGGAAGGGTCAGGTCGACTCAAAGTACTTTGTCTTTGAAGCCTGTGAATACCGCCGTCATTTCTTGTCCTATCAGCCGGATTATGCCATCATGACGAATATTGATTTTGACCACCCTGATTATTTCGCTAATCTTGAGGATGTATTCTCTGCTTTCCAAGAAATGGCCCTTCAAGTTGAAAAGGGAATCATTGCTTGCGGAGATGATGAACAGCTCCAAAAAGTTCAGGCGAAAGTTCCGGTCATTTTTTACGGCCTCAATGAGGAGAACGATTTCCAAGCGAAGAATATCGTTACATCCGAGTTGGGCACGACGTTTGATGTGCATGTGCGCAATAATTATTATGAAACATTTACCATCCCGATGTTTGGCCGTCATACAGTCTTAAATGCGCTGGCTGTAATCGCGCTTTGCCATTATGAAGGGATTGATGTGGAGGTTATCAAGGAACGTCTCTTGACATTTAATGGTGTTAAAAGAAGGTTCTCTGAGAAAAAGGTCGATAACCAAATCTTAATTGATGATTATGCCCATCATCCAACCGAGATTCGTGCAACGATTGATTCTGCGCGCCAGAAGTATCCTGGGCGTGAGGTTGTGGCAGTATTCCAGCCGCATACGTTTTCAAGAACGCAAAAGTTTTTGGATGACTTTGCTGAGGTGCTTGCGGAGGCGGATAAGGTTTACTTATGTGAGATATTTGGCTCTGCGCGTGAACTGAATGGCAAGCTTTCTGTCAAAGACCTGTGCGAGAAGATTGAAGGAGCAGAAATCATTCAAGAGGATGATCCTTCTGTATTAAAAAATCATTCCGATGGCGTCTTGCTGTTCATGGGAGCAGGAGACATTCAAAAGGTTCAGGCCGCCTATGAGAATCTAATCACAAATTAG